A single window of Gossypium hirsutum isolate 1008001.06 chromosome A10, Gossypium_hirsutum_v2.1, whole genome shotgun sequence DNA harbors:
- the LOC107895780 gene encoding vacuolar iron transporter homolog 1, whose translation MASPHTTEPCPEQSISVANETYQGTELVQRGQWIRAAILGANDGLLSTTSLMLGIGAANDDKWSMILSGVAGAIAGACSMAVGEFVSVSTQRDIEQASKTDTGMQNDGVNKLDMTCCATTAKASRLRETNLDGPCSREPIEKMFSPVIILEPNLPQGLSPRRSPIMKVMTDDLKTKALVTLVQDDDHDKENALPNPCKAASASALSFLCGAVVPVASAAFIEQHVIRIVVIAVVSSIALAVFGCFGACLGGSPVRISAARVLFGGWVAMAITYGLLKPFDRYHHGSDTD comes from the coding sequence ATGGCTTCCCCACACACAACTGAACCATGTCCTGAGCAAAGTATTTCTGTAGCCAATGAAACCTATCAAGGGACGGAACTTGTGCAACGAGGTCAGTGGATTCGAGCAGCCATTCTAGGAGCTAACGATGGGTTGCTTTCGACCACATCCCTAATGCTTGGTATAGGTGCAGCAAATGATGATAAATGGTCCATGATCCTCTCTGGAGTAGCTGGAGCCATTGCAGGTGCCTGTAGCATGGCTGTTGGCGAGTTTGTTTCCGTTTCAACCCAAAGAGATATTGAGCAGGCTTCAAAAACTGATACAGGCATGCAAAATGATGGTGTCAATAAACTAGATATGACTTGCTGTGCTACTACGGCTAAAGCAAGCAGGTTAAGAGAGACAAACTTAGATGGACCATGCAGCCGTGAACCGATAGAAAAAATGTTCTCTCCTGTTATAATTCTAGAGCCAAATTTGCCCCAGGGTCTGTCTCCCCGTAGATCTCCTATAATGAAAGTGATGACCGATGATTTAAAAACTAAAGCACTAGTAACATTGGTGCAAGATGATGATCATGACAAGGAAAACGCACTGCCCAATCCGTGTAAGGCGGCTTCAGCTTCGGCTTTGTCATTTCTATGCGGGGCAGTTGTTCCTGTGGCATCTGCTGCTTTTATTGAACAACATGTTATCCGGATTGTGGTGATTGCAGTGGTTTCATCTATAGCTCTTGCGGTCTTCGGTTGCTTTGGAGCTTGTCTTGGGGGCTCCCCAGTTAGGATATCAGCAGCCAGAGTTCTTTTTGGAGGGTGGGTTGCCATGGCCATTACTTACGGTTTACTTAAGCCCTTCGATAGATACCACCATGGCAGCGACACTGACTAG